One genomic window of Moorella glycerini includes the following:
- a CDS encoding N-acyl-D-amino-acid deacylase family protein, translated as MFSLLIKGGTVVDGTGRPPFRADVGLQGAKIAALGRLDGTPAGKVIDAAGLVVAPGFIDFHSHADAELLRDPEARAKLVQGVTTEVIGNCGMSLVPGHQESLPLLAAYAGPVLGEIPPGFHAAGVKDYLSHLTRQGMAVNVATFAGHGSIRLAVMGMADRQAGKAEMDFMAALLEQAMKEGAMGLSSGLLYPPGCYAPTEELIALCRVARRYGGIYVSHIRNESDGVLEAIEEALEIGREAGIPVHISHLKACGPCNWPKIPRALALLAAAREQGQDVTWDAYPYIAGSTTAASLLPPWAVAGGAAALRERLESPDTRREIKKAWQEGLPGWDNMVKSLGYDRLVINAVSHRENADCVGLTLAEIGARRRCDPADALLDLLWTEGGSLAIETYHACEETLDMILRHPVTTIGSDGIYSGDQTHPRLYGTFVRVLGRYVRERRLLTLEEAVAKMTSRPAARLGLRGRGRVTTGFYADLVLFDPETVADRATFQEPAQTPAGIAAVIVNGRVAYQDGRFTGELAGFTLTSSNTAGAYV; from the coding sequence GTGTTTTCTTTGCTGATTAAGGGCGGCACGGTGGTTGATGGTACCGGTCGCCCTCCTTTTCGGGCCGATGTAGGTTTGCAAGGAGCAAAGATTGCCGCCCTGGGCCGGTTGGATGGCACACCCGCCGGGAAGGTCATTGACGCTGCCGGCCTGGTAGTTGCCCCCGGCTTTATTGATTTTCACAGCCACGCTGACGCCGAACTCCTACGGGACCCGGAGGCCCGGGCCAAGCTGGTCCAGGGAGTCACCACCGAGGTCATCGGCAATTGCGGCATGTCCCTCGTTCCCGGCCACCAGGAGAGTCTGCCCCTGCTGGCCGCCTATGCCGGCCCGGTACTGGGAGAGATTCCACCCGGTTTCCATGCTGCCGGGGTAAAAGATTACTTATCCCATCTAACCCGCCAGGGCATGGCTGTTAATGTAGCTACCTTCGCCGGTCACGGTTCTATCCGCCTGGCGGTCATGGGTATGGCCGACCGCCAGGCCGGTAAGGCGGAGATGGACTTCATGGCGGCCCTTCTCGAACAGGCCATGAAGGAAGGGGCCATGGGTCTGTCCAGCGGTCTACTCTACCCGCCGGGATGCTATGCCCCGACAGAGGAGCTAATCGCCCTCTGCCGGGTAGCCCGCCGGTACGGGGGCATTTATGTCAGCCACATCCGTAACGAATCGGACGGTGTCCTGGAGGCTATTGAGGAAGCCCTGGAAATCGGCCGGGAGGCCGGCATTCCCGTCCATATCTCTCACCTTAAAGCCTGCGGTCCCTGTAACTGGCCGAAAATACCCCGGGCCCTGGCCCTGCTGGCGGCAGCCCGGGAGCAAGGGCAGGACGTCACCTGGGACGCCTACCCCTACATCGCCGGTTCGACTACAGCCGCCTCCCTCCTACCCCCCTGGGCCGTTGCCGGGGGTGCGGCCGCCCTCAGGGAACGCCTGGAATCTCCGGATACCCGCCGGGAAATAAAAAAGGCCTGGCAGGAAGGCCTGCCGGGCTGGGATAATATGGTCAAATCCTTAGGCTATGATCGGTTGGTAATCAACGCAGTATCCCACAGGGAGAATGCGGATTGCGTAGGTCTAACCCTGGCCGAGATTGGCGCCAGGCGCCGTTGCGATCCGGCTGACGCCCTCCTGGACCTGCTGTGGACCGAAGGCGGCAGCCTGGCCATCGAAACCTATCACGCCTGCGAGGAAACCCTGGACATGATTCTGCGCCACCCGGTGACGACCATCGGCAGCGATGGCATCTATTCCGGCGACCAGACTCATCCCCGCCTGTACGGCACCTTTGTGCGGGTTCTGGGCCGCTATGTGCGGGAACGCCGGCTCCTTACCCTGGAAGAGGCCGTGGCCAAAATGACATCCCGTCCGGCGGCCAGGCTCGGCCTGCGGGGGCGGGGGCGGGTAACTACGGGCTTTTATGCCGACCTGGTCCTCTTCGACCCGGAGACTGTCGCCGACCGGGCCACATTCCAGGAACCGGCCCAGACGCCGGCCGGTATCGCGGCGGTTATCGTTAACGGCCGGGTGGCCTACCAGGACGGCCGGTTTACCGGTGAACTGGCGGGATTTACTCTAACTAGCAGTAACACTGCTGGTGCTTATGTTTAA
- a CDS encoding xylulokinase, which translates to MVRQEDSLLLGIDVGGSSVKVATFTPEGLLRGFQCEAISIDYPQPGWAEVWPRQWLEKIATVIHALYTKNGIRKEQIAAVGLSTMCPALIAFDAKGQVLRPAILYMDTRSREQAGWMEQQVAMPEAVRLTGNRIAAGTISATSMLWLKKHEPEVYKSTAFFGHGNTYLGLLLTGKTGIDPSNASLTGLFTTGTKLDWSHELCRAYELSMHKLPPIIPSTEKLGSLRSEAATALDLPEGIPVAMGGADTACSGLALGVTETGQIFETAGTSDVLSLCTDDPKFDDRFLNRCHVVPGRWLNMGAMSTPGAAFRWVRDQLGQVEKYVAEASGQDAYDILCSEAAQSRPGAGGVIFLPYLSGERSPIWDPLARGAFVGLNLATTRSDLIRAVLEAGCYGLRQNLAIAEKILGKPIDRIKVVGKGVKNDIWAQLRADITGKEILAVSYHETAVLGAAMLGGIAAGIYKDYQEGVKKATALEGKVCRPDKRYKEIYDKAFMIYNRLYQQLKQVFPDFLAL; encoded by the coding sequence ATGGTAAGGCAGGAAGACAGCCTTTTACTGGGCATAGATGTGGGAGGTAGCAGCGTCAAAGTTGCTACCTTTACGCCAGAAGGGCTTTTACGCGGATTCCAGTGTGAGGCGATTTCTATTGATTACCCTCAACCCGGCTGGGCCGAGGTCTGGCCACGGCAGTGGCTGGAAAAAATAGCCACGGTTATCCATGCCCTCTATACTAAAAATGGGATCAGGAAGGAACAGATTGCCGCCGTGGGTTTAAGCACCATGTGCCCGGCGCTGATTGCCTTTGACGCTAAAGGGCAGGTCCTGCGGCCAGCAATTTTGTATATGGATACCCGTTCCCGGGAGCAAGCCGGGTGGATGGAGCAGCAGGTTGCCATGCCGGAAGCGGTGCGCCTTACCGGCAACCGCATAGCTGCCGGGACTATTTCTGCTACTTCCATGTTATGGTTAAAGAAACATGAACCGGAGGTTTATAAAAGTACAGCCTTTTTCGGCCACGGTAACACCTACCTGGGACTGCTGTTAACGGGGAAAACGGGTATCGACCCCTCCAATGCTTCCCTTACCGGCCTGTTTACCACCGGGACGAAACTCGACTGGTCCCATGAATTATGCCGGGCTTATGAGCTTTCTATGCACAAGCTGCCACCAATTATACCTTCAACCGAGAAGCTGGGCTCTTTGCGCTCCGAGGCTGCAACAGCCCTTGACCTGCCGGAGGGCATCCCTGTAGCTATGGGCGGGGCAGATACGGCCTGCTCCGGCCTGGCCCTGGGGGTAACGGAAACGGGACAGATTTTTGAAACGGCGGGGACTTCCGATGTTTTATCCTTGTGTACTGACGACCCCAAGTTTGATGACCGCTTTCTCAACCGCTGCCACGTTGTCCCTGGCCGCTGGCTGAACATGGGGGCCATGTCGACGCCGGGGGCGGCTTTCCGCTGGGTAAGGGACCAGCTTGGTCAGGTAGAGAAATATGTAGCGGAGGCCAGCGGCCAGGATGCCTATGATATCCTGTGTAGCGAGGCGGCCCAATCCAGGCCAGGTGCCGGGGGAGTTATCTTTTTGCCCTACTTATCAGGGGAGCGTAGCCCCATCTGGGACCCACTGGCCCGCGGCGCTTTCGTTGGCTTAAATCTGGCCACTACCAGGTCCGACCTGATCCGGGCGGTGCTGGAAGCCGGGTGCTATGGCTTACGCCAGAATTTAGCCATTGCCGAAAAAATACTGGGCAAACCCATCGACAGAATTAAAGTAGTTGGAAAAGGTGTTAAAAATGACATTTGGGCGCAACTACGAGCCGATATTACTGGTAAAGAAATCCTGGCCGTTAGCTATCATGAAACTGCTGTACTGGGAGCTGCTATGCTGGGAGGAATAGCTGCTGGGATTTATAAGGATTATCAAGAGGGGGTAAAAAAGGCTACTGCCCTAGAAGGCAAAGTATGTAGGCCAGATAAAAGATATAAAGAAATTTATGATAAGGCTTTTATGATTTATAATCGATTATATCAACAACTCAAACAAGTATTTCCAGATTTTCTGGCGCTTTAA
- a CDS encoding homocysteine synthase: MSKQQYHFATLAVHAGQEPDPATGARAVPIYQTTSYVFRDADHAAALFALSEPGNIYTRMMNPTTEVFEKRMAALEGGVGALATASGQAAITLAVANIATAGQEIVASTSLYGGTFTLFNSTLPKFGLKVRFVDSADPANFRSAINDNTRALYVEIIGNPKLDVPDLEAIATIAHAAGIPLIVDNTFATPYLCQPFAFGADIVVHSATKFIGGHGTSIGGVIVDSGKFNWDNGKFPGLVEPDPSYHGLSYLKAFGPAAYIFKARVQLLRDLGPALSPFNAFLFLQGLETLPLRMERHVQNALQVARWLAGHPAVAWVSYPGLPTHPSYERAQKYLPRGAGAILTFGIKGGREAGKKFINSLELFSLLANVGDARSLVIHPASTTHQQLTAEEQLASGVTEDLVRLSIGLEDVDDLIADLDQALSRSRL; the protein is encoded by the coding sequence ATGTCCAAGCAGCAGTATCATTTTGCCACCCTGGCGGTGCACGCCGGCCAGGAACCCGACCCGGCTACAGGAGCGCGTGCCGTACCCATTTACCAGACCACTTCCTACGTTTTCCGGGATGCCGACCATGCGGCGGCCCTCTTTGCCTTAAGTGAACCCGGTAACATTTACACACGCATGATGAACCCCACCACCGAAGTTTTCGAAAAAAGGATGGCTGCCCTGGAAGGTGGTGTTGGCGCCCTGGCCACGGCATCCGGCCAGGCGGCGATCACCCTGGCTGTGGCCAATATTGCCACCGCCGGGCAGGAAATTGTGGCTTCCACCAGCCTTTACGGGGGGACCTTCACCCTGTTTAACTCTACCCTGCCCAAATTCGGCCTCAAGGTCCGTTTTGTCGATAGTGCCGACCCGGCAAATTTCCGGTCCGCCATTAATGATAACACCCGGGCCCTGTATGTAGAGATCATCGGTAACCCCAAACTGGATGTGCCGGACCTGGAAGCCATCGCGACCATCGCCCACGCTGCTGGTATACCTTTAATCGTTGATAATACCTTTGCCACGCCGTATTTATGCCAGCCCTTTGCCTTCGGAGCCGATATTGTGGTCCATTCGGCCACCAAGTTTATCGGCGGCCACGGTACCTCCATCGGCGGGGTCATTGTCGACTCCGGTAAATTCAACTGGGATAACGGCAAATTTCCCGGCCTGGTGGAGCCGGATCCCAGCTATCACGGCCTCAGTTATCTGAAAGCCTTTGGCCCGGCAGCCTATATTTTCAAGGCCCGGGTACAACTCCTGCGCGACCTGGGACCGGCTTTGAGCCCGTTCAATGCCTTCCTTTTCCTCCAGGGTCTGGAAACCCTGCCCTTACGTATGGAGCGCCACGTCCAGAATGCCCTGCAGGTTGCCCGCTGGCTGGCAGGACATCCGGCCGTAGCCTGGGTGAGTTACCCCGGCCTGCCCACCCATCCTTCTTATGAACGGGCACAAAAGTACCTGCCCCGGGGAGCAGGGGCGATCTTGACCTTTGGCATTAAAGGCGGCAGGGAAGCTGGGAAAAAATTTATCAATAGCCTGGAGCTGTTTTCCCTCCTGGCCAATGTCGGTGACGCCCGTTCGCTGGTCATCCACCCGGCCAGCACTACCCACCAGCAGTTGACGGCGGAGGAACAGCTGGCTTCCGGCGTAACCGAGGACCTGGTCCGTCTCTCCATCGGCCTGGAGGATGTCGACGACCTCATTGCCGACCTGGACCAGGCCCTGAGCAGGAGCAGGTTATAG
- a CDS encoding homoserine dehydrogenase: protein MSGPINIGLLGLGTVGSGVVRLLQQNGAAIAQKLGRPLKVSRILVRDRHRSRQVEVSPDLLTTEPDTILADPDIPIIVEVMGGTGAAREYILKAISRGKSVVTANKDLLALYGKELFDAAEASGVDLFFEASVGGGIPIIRPLKECLAGNRIRQVMGIVNGTTNYILTKMSREGRDFAEVLQEAQSLGYAEADPAADIEGEDAARKMAILASIAFGTRITYPDVYREGISNLTAQDISYAADLGYAVKLLGIAREDEEGIEVRVHPALVPLNHPLAAVSDVFNAIFVEGDAVGETMFYGRGAGSMPTASAVVGDIMEAARNIQHQTRGRISCTCFYDKPLKPMGAIITKYYLRLIVVDRPGVLASIAGVFGEREVSLASVIQERMLGELAELVLITHRVREQNLQDALRILTGLPVVKEIACVVRVEGGEGG from the coding sequence GTGTCAGGACCAATAAATATCGGCCTCCTGGGCCTGGGGACCGTGGGCAGCGGCGTGGTCCGGCTGCTGCAGCAGAACGGTGCCGCCATCGCCCAGAAGCTGGGCCGGCCTCTAAAAGTCAGTCGCATCCTGGTACGGGATAGGCATCGATCCCGCCAGGTAGAAGTTAGTCCCGACTTGCTTACTACCGAGCCGGATACGATCCTGGCTGACCCGGATATTCCCATTATAGTCGAAGTGATGGGGGGTACCGGCGCGGCCCGGGAATACATCCTCAAGGCTATCAGCCGGGGTAAAAGCGTGGTAACGGCCAACAAGGATCTCCTCGCCCTTTACGGCAAGGAGCTTTTTGATGCCGCTGAGGCCAGCGGGGTTGACCTTTTCTTTGAGGCCAGTGTGGGTGGGGGTATTCCCATTATCCGCCCCTTGAAGGAATGCCTGGCCGGTAACCGTATCCGCCAGGTCATGGGCATCGTCAACGGGACCACCAATTATATCCTCACCAAGATGAGCCGGGAAGGGCGGGATTTTGCAGAAGTCCTCCAGGAAGCCCAGTCCCTGGGTTATGCCGAAGCTGATCCTGCTGCCGACATTGAAGGTGAGGATGCCGCCCGTAAAATGGCCATCCTGGCTTCCATCGCCTTTGGTACCCGCATTACTTACCCGGACGTTTACCGGGAGGGAATCAGCAATCTCACGGCCCAGGACATTAGTTACGCTGCCGACCTGGGTTATGCCGTCAAGCTCTTAGGAATTGCCCGGGAGGACGAAGAAGGAATAGAAGTACGGGTCCACCCGGCCCTGGTACCCTTAAACCATCCCCTGGCGGCAGTCAGCGATGTTTTTAATGCCATTTTCGTGGAAGGCGATGCCGTAGGGGAAACCATGTTTTACGGCCGGGGTGCCGGTTCCATGCCTACGGCCAGCGCCGTGGTGGGCGATATTATGGAAGCAGCCCGCAACATCCAGCACCAGACCCGCGGCCGCATATCCTGTACCTGTTTTTATGATAAACCCCTGAAACCCATGGGAGCCATTATTACTAAGTATTACTTACGGTTGATAGTTGTCGACCGGCCGGGGGTGCTGGCCAGTATTGCCGGCGTCTTTGGCGAGCGGGAAGTCAGCTTGGCTTCGGTCATCCAGGAGCGCATGCTGGGGGAACTGGCCGAACTGGTCCTCATTACCCACCGTGTCCGGGAGCAAAACCTGCAGGATGCCCTGCGCATCTTAACCGGTTTGCCGGTTGTTAAAGAAATAGCCTGTGTGGTGCGAGTAGAAGGAGGAGAAGGTGGTTGA
- the metX gene encoding homoserine O-acetyltransferase MetX — MGDVGIVATRFYHWPGSLQLESGARLGPLTIAYETYGELNAAGDNAILVLHALTGSAHIAGRHSPDDRLPGWWDPLVGPGRALDTRRYFVVCANVLGSCYGTTGPASINPASGRSYGLDFPIITIRDMVRAQKILLDYLGVRHLVAAIGGSMGGMQVLEWGFLYPEMVGAIIPIATGGRTTPMQIAFNNVQREAIYADPDWQGGDYYGTPGPRRGLALARRIGTITYKSDPSWTMKFGRTVVDPGKYYRLEGQFEVESYLAYQGRKLVQRFDANAYLYLTKAIDLHDVSHRRGNYAEVWQDFPCSCLGIGIASDFLFPPYQVKEIVRLIKAGGGRARYRELNSPYGHDAFLIEFKQLEAIIKPYLAELRPDLSG, encoded by the coding sequence ATGGGCGATGTCGGTATTGTTGCCACCCGGTTTTACCACTGGCCGGGAAGCCTGCAGCTAGAAAGCGGGGCCCGTTTAGGCCCCCTTACCATAGCCTATGAAACCTATGGCGAGTTGAATGCTGCCGGGGATAACGCCATCCTGGTCCTCCATGCCCTTACCGGCAGCGCCCATATTGCCGGCCGCCATTCCCCGGACGACCGGCTGCCCGGCTGGTGGGACCCCCTGGTGGGGCCGGGCAGGGCCCTGGACACCCGGCGTTATTTCGTGGTCTGCGCCAATGTCCTGGGCAGCTGTTATGGGACTACAGGACCGGCCAGCATAAACCCGGCCAGCGGCAGGTCCTATGGCCTGGATTTCCCAATAATTACCATTCGCGACATGGTGCGGGCCCAGAAAATACTGCTGGATTACCTGGGCGTCAGGCACCTGGTAGCGGCCATCGGCGGTTCCATGGGCGGCATGCAGGTGCTGGAATGGGGCTTCCTTTACCCGGAAATGGTCGGCGCCATTATTCCCATTGCCACCGGCGGCCGGACCACCCCCATGCAAATAGCCTTCAACAATGTCCAGCGCGAAGCCATCTACGCCGACCCGGACTGGCAGGGCGGCGATTATTACGGTACCCCGGGTCCCCGGCGGGGACTGGCCCTGGCCCGGCGGATCGGGACCATTACTTATAAGAGTGACCCTTCCTGGACCATGAAATTCGGCCGGACCGTGGTGGACCCGGGAAAATACTACCGGCTCGAGGGCCAGTTTGAAGTGGAAAGCTACCTGGCTTACCAGGGAAGAAAGCTGGTCCAGCGTTTTGACGCCAATGCCTATCTCTACCTGACCAAAGCTATTGATCTCCATGATGTCAGTCACCGGCGGGGAAATTATGCCGAAGTATGGCAGGATTTTCCCTGCTCCTGCCTGGGGATAGGTATAGCCAGTGACTTTCTCTTCCCACCCTACCAGGTGAAAGAGATTGTCCGGTTAATTAAGGCCGGCGGTGGCCGCGCCCGGTACCGGGAACTCAATTCTCCCTATGGTCATGACGCTTTTCTTATTGAATTTAAACAGCTGGAAGCTATTATTAAACCTTACCTGGCTGAGTTACGCCCCGACCTGTCTGGATAA
- the thrB gene encoding homoserine kinase, with protein sequence MPLVRVPATTANLGPGFDTLGMALDLYDELLIEAAPALEITVTGEGEATIPRGPENIAYRAALAVFARAGRPAVNLKIAMYNSIPVARGLGSSAAALAGGLVGANALLGEPLSQDELVNLAADLEGHPDNVAPAILGGLVVAARDGDKVYCRRLEPPAGLITVVAIPQFTLSTRVSRGVLPARVALSDAVFNLSRVGLLLAAVQAGDLELMGKMMEDKLHQPYRLPLVPGMNEVFGAAREAGALAVALSGSGPSVIAFCRGRKPEVGPAMAAAFARHGVACTVKELAPCRHGARVI encoded by the coding sequence ATGCCACTGGTAAGGGTGCCGGCTACTACCGCCAACCTGGGGCCGGGGTTTGACACCCTGGGGATGGCCCTGGACCTTTACGATGAACTGCTAATCGAAGCAGCTCCTGCCCTGGAGATTACCGTGACCGGTGAAGGCGAAGCAACCATACCCCGGGGACCGGAAAATATCGCTTACCGGGCCGCCCTGGCCGTCTTTGCCCGGGCCGGGCGTCCGGCGGTTAATTTGAAAATAGCCATGTATAATAGCATTCCTGTTGCCCGGGGCCTGGGCTCCAGCGCGGCGGCCCTGGCTGGAGGGTTGGTCGGGGCCAATGCCCTTCTGGGTGAACCATTAAGCCAGGACGAACTGGTAAACCTGGCTGCGGATCTGGAAGGGCACCCCGATAATGTTGCCCCGGCCATTTTAGGCGGCCTGGTGGTAGCCGCCAGGGACGGGGATAAGGTCTACTGTCGCCGCCTGGAACCACCGGCAGGGTTAATAACCGTGGTAGCCATTCCCCAGTTTACCCTGTCCACCAGGGTATCCCGGGGTGTCCTGCCGGCCAGGGTGGCTTTGAGCGATGCCGTCTTTAACCTCAGCCGGGTGGGTCTCCTCCTGGCCGCCGTCCAGGCCGGTGACCTGGAGTTAATGGGAAAAATGATGGAAGATAAACTGCACCAGCCCTACCGCCTACCCCTGGTGCCGGGAATGAATGAGGTTTTTGGCGCCGCCCGGGAGGCCGGGGCACTTGCGGTTGCTTTAAGCGGTTCCGGGCCATCGGTAATTGCCTTTTGCCGTGGCCGTAAGCCTGAGGTAGGACCGGCCATGGCAGCAGCCTTTGCCCGCCACGGGGTGGCCTGTACCGTCAAGGAACTGGCACCGTGCCGCCACGGTGCCCGGGTAATTTAG
- the thrC gene encoding threonine synthase, which translates to MSWPGVIRAYREFLPVTEATPLITLQEGNTPLIAAGNLSRELGIKLYFKYEGLNPTGSFKDRGMVMAVAKAMEAGSKAIMCASTGNTSASAAAYAARCGLKCSVLIPEGNIALGKLAQALFYGARVIAIQGNFDDALDLVRRITAKHPITLVNSLNPFRIEGQKTAAFEVCDWLGEAPDYLAIPVGNAGNITAYWKGFNEYYQASRSHYLPKMIGFQAEGAAPIVRGEVVPNPETVATAIRIGNPASWQPAVRAAKESGGFIDCVSDEEILAAQRLLATAEGIFAEPASAASLAGVIKYVKKGYFHPGDRVVCVLTGHGLKDPNIAIKQVAEPISLPPEEARVLEMVL; encoded by the coding sequence TTGAGCTGGCCGGGAGTTATTCGCGCTTACCGGGAGTTCCTGCCGGTGACGGAGGCAACTCCCTTGATTACTTTACAGGAGGGCAACACCCCCCTGATAGCCGCCGGGAATCTTTCCCGGGAGCTGGGTATAAAACTCTATTTCAAGTATGAAGGGCTTAACCCCACCGGTTCCTTTAAGGACCGGGGCATGGTCATGGCGGTGGCCAAAGCCATGGAGGCCGGGTCGAAGGCCATTATGTGTGCCTCAACGGGCAATACGTCGGCTTCGGCTGCTGCCTATGCCGCCCGTTGTGGCTTAAAGTGCAGCGTTCTTATCCCGGAAGGCAACATCGCCCTGGGGAAACTGGCCCAGGCCCTTTTTTATGGCGCCAGGGTAATTGCCATCCAGGGTAATTTCGACGACGCCCTGGACCTGGTACGCCGGATTACGGCCAAACATCCTATTACCTTGGTCAATTCTCTTAACCCTTTCCGCATTGAAGGCCAGAAAACGGCCGCCTTTGAGGTTTGTGATTGGCTTGGCGAGGCGCCGGATTACCTGGCCATACCCGTAGGCAACGCCGGCAATATTACCGCTTACTGGAAAGGTTTTAACGAGTATTACCAGGCCAGTCGCAGCCATTATTTGCCAAAGATGATTGGCTTCCAGGCCGAAGGCGCGGCCCCGATAGTGCGCGGCGAAGTGGTGCCCAACCCGGAAACGGTGGCCACGGCTATCCGCATTGGTAACCCGGCCAGCTGGCAGCCGGCCGTCCGGGCGGCGAAAGAATCCGGGGGCTTTATTGACTGTGTCAGCGATGAAGAAATCCTGGCGGCCCAGCGCCTGCTGGCTACGGCCGAAGGCATCTTTGCCGAGCCGGCTTCGGCCGCTTCCCTGGCCGGGGTAATCAAGTATGTTAAAAAGGGTTATTTCCACCCCGGCGACCGGGTCGTCTGCGTCCTGACCGGTCACGGGCTGAAGGATCCTAATATAGCCATCAAGCAGGTGGCCGAGCCCATATCCCTGCCGCCTGAGGAAGCCAGGGTATTAGAAATGGTATTGTAA
- a CDS encoding aspartate kinase codes for MALIVQKYGGTSVNGPERVKNVARRVVNTRRAGNEVVVIVSAPGDMTDDLIAMAHEISPNPPAREMDMLLATGEQTSIALLAMAIHELGEPVISLTGPQVGILTDNVHTKARILEVSCDRLRRELAQGKIVIVAGFQGMTCDNEITTLGRGGSDTTAVAVAAALKADVCQIFTDVDGVYTADPRIVPAARKLPVISYDEMLELASLGAQVLQPRSVEFGKLNHVVLEVRSSFNDNEGTLVKEVTEVEKKMVVSGVAGDRNVARIALHDVPDRPGIAKALFVALARESINVDMIVQSAMRDGINDIAFTVGRDDLRKAVEVTDRVRAEIGASRVTYNDKVAKVSIVGAGMITNPGVAADMFACLAEEGINIHMISTSEIKVSCIIDEEYLACAMQALHSRFGLDKE; via the coding sequence ATGGCACTTATAGTTCAAAAATACGGCGGGACTTCCGTTAATGGGCCCGAACGGGTCAAAAATGTCGCCCGCCGGGTGGTTAACACCCGCCGGGCGGGCAATGAGGTAGTGGTCATTGTCTCGGCCCCGGGAGATATGACCGACGACCTGATCGCCATGGCCCACGAGATCAGTCCCAACCCCCCGGCCCGGGAGATGGACATGCTCCTGGCCACCGGGGAGCAGACATCCATTGCCTTGCTGGCCATGGCCATCCATGAACTGGGGGAACCGGTCATTTCCCTGACGGGTCCCCAGGTGGGCATTCTCACTGACAATGTCCACACCAAAGCCCGTATCCTGGAAGTGAGCTGTGACCGCCTGCGCCGGGAATTGGCCCAGGGCAAAATCGTCATTGTGGCCGGTTTCCAGGGCATGACCTGCGACAACGAGATCACCACCCTGGGCCGGGGAGGGTCGGACACGACGGCCGTAGCCGTAGCTGCCGCCCTGAAAGCGGATGTTTGCCAGATTTTTACCGACGTGGACGGCGTTTATACCGCCGATCCCCGTATAGTTCCGGCAGCCAGGAAACTACCTGTTATTTCCTACGACGAAATGCTGGAGCTGGCGAGCCTGGGCGCCCAGGTGTTGCAGCCCCGCTCGGTGGAGTTCGGCAAGTTAAATCATGTAGTGTTAGAGGTGCGCTCCAGCTTTAACGACAATGAAGGAACCCTGGTGAAAGAGGTGACGGAAGTGGAAAAGAAAATGGTGGTCAGCGGCGTAGCCGGTGACCGTAACGTAGCCAGGATAGCCCTCCATGATGTTCCCGACCGGCCGGGGATAGCCAAGGCCCTCTTTGTGGCCCTGGCCAGGGAAAGCATTAATGTCGATATGATCGTCCAGAGCGCCATGCGGGATGGGATAAACGATATAGCCTTTACGGTAGGACGCGATGACCTCCGCAAGGCCGTGGAGGTTACCGACAGGGTAAGGGCCGAAATCGGGGCCAGCAGGGTAACCTATAACGATAAGGTGGCCAAGGTGTCAATTGTCGGCGCCGGCATGATCACCAATCCCGGCGTGGCGGCCGACATGTTTGCCTGCCTGGCGGAGGAAGGGATTAATATTCATATGATCAGTACCTCCGAGATCAAGGTTTCCTGTATTATCGACGAGGAATACCTGGCCTGCGCCATGCAGGCCCTCCACAGCCGTTTCGGCCTGGATAAAGAATAA
- a CDS encoding FadR/GntR family transcriptional regulator, translating into MSDNSTEKLFQPINRNPKSVYHRVVDEIKKSIFEGRMKPGDRLPAERELAEMLGVSRTSVREALKMLAAEGLVSIRHGQGAFISEQDPDEYLKQFASHLPVNRDTVLHLFEVRKVLEPQAARWVAERASQADIQELAGMVTTTREQLGRLRSGRLSLLAGHDSNFHYRLAQATGNTVLVRLMHSMLDLLADSRSRSLAIPGRGERSVDEHYEIVKALINRNGDEAAAAMLRHLEDVEEQVVAAWRQG; encoded by the coding sequence TTGAGCGATAATTCAACGGAAAAACTTTTCCAGCCCATTAACCGCAATCCCAAAAGCGTTTATCACCGGGTGGTAGATGAAATCAAAAAGAGCATCTTCGAGGGGCGGATGAAGCCTGGCGACCGCCTGCCCGCCGAGCGGGAACTGGCGGAAATGCTGGGGGTGAGCCGGACTTCCGTCCGGGAAGCCTTAAAAATGCTGGCTGCCGAGGGCCTGGTAAGCATCCGTCACGGCCAGGGGGCCTTTATCAGCGAGCAGGATCCCGATGAATACTTAAAGCAGTTTGCCAGCCACCTGCCGGTGAACAGGGATACCGTTTTGCATTTATTTGAAGTGCGTAAAGTCCTGGAGCCCCAGGCGGCCCGCTGGGTGGCAGAAAGGGCCAGCCAGGCTGATATCCAGGAACTGGCCGGCATGGTTACCACCACCAGGGAACAGCTGGGACGCCTGCGCAGCGGCCGCCTCTCCCTCCTGGCCGGGCATGACAGCAATTTCCATTACCGCCTGGCCCAGGCCACCGGCAATACCGTCCTGGTGCGCTTGATGCACAGCATGCTCGATCTCCTGGCCGACAGCCGCTCGCGCAGCCTGGCCATTCCCGGCCGCGGCGAACGCTCGGTTGATGAACACTATGAGATAGTAAAAGCTTTAATCAACCGTAATGGCGATGAGGCTGCGGCAGCCATGTTACGGCACCTGGAAGACGTCGAGGAGCAGGTTGTTGCCGCCTGGCGCCAGGGATAA